In Sander lucioperca isolate FBNREF2018 chromosome 21, SLUC_FBN_1.2, whole genome shotgun sequence, the following proteins share a genomic window:
- the amdhd2 gene encoding N-acetylglucosamine-6-phosphate deacetylase, translated as MPSNKSVSDAAITQFINCRILRDHRLQRDDLWVREGKVLDPEKLFFDEKGYADKLVDCEGSIIAPGFIDVQINGGYGIDFSQASDDVSSGVSFVAKKILQHGVTSFCPTLVTSPPAVYHKVLPQIKVSDGGEHGAGVLGFHLEGPFISVEKKGAHPEQFLRTFQSGGIEDLMEAYGGLDNIAMVTLAPELGGSQSVVKELCQRGITVSLGHSVANLSQAEEAVHHGASFITHLFNAMLPFHHRDPGIVGLLTSDQVPAGRTVYYGMIADGIHTNPAALRIAHRAHPSGLVLVTDAITAMGLPPGRHTLGQQVIEIQGLHAYVAGTKTLCGSIATMDMCVRHFKHASGCSVEEALEAASLHPAKLLGISHKKGNLDYGSDADLVLLDDALNVEATFISGEEVWRKGP; from the exons ATGCCGTCCAACAAGTCAGTGTCTGACGCTGCCATCACTCAGTTCATCAACTGCAGAATACTGAGAGACCACCGGCTgcagag agatgACCTGTGGGTGCGTGAAGGAAAGGTTTTAGATCCAGAGAAGCTGTTTTTTGATGAGAAGGGTTATGCCGACAAGCTTGTGGACTGTGAAGGCAGCATCATCGCCCCGGGCTTTATAGACGTTCAGATCaatg GAGGATACGGCATCGACTTCTCTCAGGCCTCCGACGACGTCAGCAGTGGAGTTTCTTTTGTGGCCAAAAAGATCCTGCAGCATGGCGTGACGTCCTTCTGTCCCACTCTGGTCACCTCGCCTCCCGCTGTCTACCACAAG GTTCTTCCTCAGATCAAAGTTAGCGATGGAGGAGAGCATGGAGCTGGAGTTCTTG GTTTTCATCTGGAGGGCCCGTTCATCAGCGTGGAGAAGAAAGGAGCTCACCCGGAGCAGTTTCTCCGGACCTTCCAGTCTGGAGGGATCGAGGACCTGATGGAGGCCTACGGTGGCCTGGACAACATTGCCATGGTGACACTGGCTCCCGAGCTGGGTGGCAGCCAATCGGTGGTGAAGGAGCTCTGCCAGAGGGGCATCACTGTGTCGTTAG GTCACTCTGTGGCCAACCTGTCCCAGGCTGAGGAGGCTGTTCATCACGGAGCCTCCTTCATCACTCACCTCTTTAACGCTATGCTGCCT TTCCACCATCGGGACCCTGGTATAGTGGGTCTCCTGACCAGTGACCAGGTTCCTGCAGGCAGGACAGTCTACTACGGCATGATAGCTGACGGGATCCACACTAACCCTGCGGCCCTACGCATCGCCCACAGAGCTCACCCTTCAG GTTTGGTGTTGGTGACGGATGCGATCACAGCGATGGGTCTCCCTCCCGGCCGTCACACTCTGGGCCAGCAGGTCATTGAGATCCAGGGTCTCCACGCTTACGTTGCAG gCACTAAGACGCTCTGCGGCAGCATTGCCACGATGGACATGTGTGTACGCCACTTTAAACATGCTTCAG GCTGCAGTGTAGAGGAAGCTCTGGAAGCTGCATCGCTCCATCCTGCCAAACTTCTGGGTATCAGCCACAAGAAGGGAAACCTAGACTACGGATCAGACGCAG ATCTTGTTTTGCTCGATGACGCCCTCAACGTCGAAGCCACCTTTATATCTGGAGAGGAGGTTTGGAGAAAAGGACCATAG